The bacterium region AGACCGATCGCGAGAAAATATCTGCGCCCGTTTCCCGGGAACCGAACGATCATAAAAAGAAGCAGCGAGAAATTCAGAAGGGCGGTTAAGCCTGTAATGACGGAAAGCCGCAATAGGTGCCAGTTGTACGTATAGCCGAACAGATTTCGCCACGCTTCAGCAATCAGTAGCAGCGCAGCAACAATTGCAAGCAGTGCAAGAAGAAGATAAGAACGGTCCCCGCGATCCGCCAAAAACAAAAGGAATGCGAAGATACCCACCAGGATCATCCCGCTCAAAGAGATCAGAGAAACAGAAGTTGTATACCTGCCGACATCCGCAATCCAATCATAATCTCCGATCAATAACATCCAGTACCCCGAAAGAGGCTCAAAGTGGCGATGATGAGCGGACGTACGGAGCGCAACTGTGTGAGACCCGGGGGTTGCCAAACTTTCCCGGACGACGTAGTGCGCCTGGATGGGCCCTGGAATTTCCTGATCCGGAGTTGTGGCTGGTCTCCCTCCGCGACCGATCAAAACACCATCCCAGTAGATTTCATGCGCAGCCAATGCTGCAAAATAAATCCCAAGCGGATGTCCAGGAACAAGATGCTTTTGTGAAAGATGGATCGTTGTCCGGAACCATGAAATTTCGTTGCCAGCCGGCGTGAATCGAAGTTCAGTCAGTGTCCAGTTCCGGTCATCCCATGAAGGTTCAGCCCACGCAGGATCGTCCCCTTCCTTCATCAAGAATTGCGATTGATTGATAAATTCGGCACCCCAGATGGATTTAGCTGAAAGCAGAAGGAACAACAATATCGTCGTGGGGCGGGTCATAGAAATTAGTCTAGCATGCGAGTCCCGGACATAACGTGCAGTTCACCGATTCCATGAGACGCTCACCGATTCAAACAGCGTCAAGTCTTGCGGGCGTCGTATTGTCTGAAAAAGGAGAACACATCATGCACAAGATTCTTACAATCGCGCTTCTGTTCATTGCAATGATTTCTGTTGCTGACGCGACAGATAAACCGCAGTTGACCTTCAAGACCTATGAATTTGAAAGCGATGACGGGAAACAAGTGCCGGCAGAGCTGGGAGAACTCATTGTGCCGGAAAATCGAAATGGGAAGAGTTCACGCGTAATCACTCTCCGTTTTGTAAAATTCGCTTCGACGGCGAAAGGTCAGCGATCTCCGATTGTATATCTGGCTGGTGGCCCGGGCGGTTCCGGAATCGATGCAGCGCGCGGATCACGCTTTCCTTTATTTATGGCGATGCGTGAATTCGGCGATGTGATTGCTTTTGACCAGCGCGGCACCGGAATGTCCGAACCGGACATTTCGTGTAAGGAAACATACCTGGTTCCACTCAATGAACCGTTAGATCGCGCCGTTGCAGGAAAAATTCTGGCGGATTCAGCGCGCGCCTGTTTTCAAAGATTGCAGGAGCAAGGAATCAACTTGAGCTCATATAATACACGCGAAAATGCAGCCGATTTGAATGACCTGCGGATAGCGCTCAAGTCGCCGCGTTTAACGCTGTGGGGAATCAGCTACGGCACGCATCTCTCATTAGCGGCCATGAAATACCATGGCGATTTCATTGATCGTGTAATTCTCGCTGGACTCGAGCCACTCCATCATACGTATAAGCTTCCTGCGGATCAACAAAAACTGCTGGCAACGATTGCAGAGCTTGCAACGAAAGATCCAAAGGTTGCAGCTTCAGTTCCGGACTTAATGAGCTCTCTTCAACAGCTTCTGAAAACACTGGAACATGAACCACAGGTTGTATCACTGACGCATCCGCAAAATGGCATGACTGCGCAAATCAAAGTCGGAAAGTTTGATTTGCAATATGCTCTTGCGGGAATGCTGGTCGGCCCGGAAACCTTCGCGGGTATGCCTGATTTTATCTCGCGTTTGGAGAAGAGTGATTGGACCGCGCTGGCTTTACTTACAGCGCAAAACAGAATGGGTGAAGCCCCAAATGCGATGTCGATTGCAATGGATTGTTCTTCAGGAGCAAATCGGGAGTGGTCTCAGGAAATCGCGCAGCAAGCGAAGAATGCGATGCTTGGTGACGCGATCAATTTTCCCTTTCCCGAAATCTGCCCATCTGATCTGGATCTGGGCGATGATTTTAGAAAGCCGGTAACGTCGAACATTCCCGCTCTTCTCATTAGCGGAACTCTTGATGGTCGCGCACCGCCCTCGAATGCCGAAGCAGTGGCGGCTCACTTGAAAAACTCACAGCATCTCGTTATTGAAGGAGCCGGACACAGTGATCCACTCTTCCTTTCTTCTCCGGACATTCTGGCGGCGATAAAAACATTCATGCGCGGCAAGCCACTGCGGGAAAAAAGAATTACGGTTCCGATCGATCCCTTCATTTCCCCCCGGAAGATTGTTCAGGTTCCGGATGAAATCTTGGATCGGTATGTGGGAACTTACAAGATCAATGAAAAGGAATCCCGTCGCGTATTGAAAGCCGGTAACATTCTTTACACACAGCGCGGGGACGGTCCCGCTCGCCCTGTTCGACCCATGTCGCAAACGGAGTTCTTCTACGAAGGGATACAGGGCTGGCTTCGTTTTGACCTTAATCCGGAAGGGAAAGTTACAGGCATGACAGTGTTTCAGGGCAGACGCACACCGGGCGAACCAGCGGTCCGGATCGAAAAACCAACGATAATCAAGGGAAAATAACACAGATGATCTACCACGACGGTGATACGAAGTACATCGCTCTACGGAGCGCAACCTTCTAGACTGCATTACGGGCCGCGGGCTTCCAGCCTGCATGAAAATTACAAAGCAACCTATTACCCCGCCTGCCGATAATCTATCGGAGCGCACGTTTAGAGTGTGCGCGACAATTTGCCACGGAGCGGACAGTTTACCGCGATCTTTTGCCGAAGATTCGGGTTTCAGCGTCCGCTCCGGTTGGTGAAAGTTGCTGAGAGCTGTTTACACCAAAAAAATATCCCTTACCTAATAGCGTTCCTGATCTCGTGAAGCCCTGAATTTCAGCAGCGCACACCGAATTTGGCGACGTATCTGCGCCGGCGCAACAGTTCCCTTGCCTTGGAGAAGGAGAACCAAACCATTTTACCGCTGACACTTTCCTTGGAATGAAGCTTCAATTCAGTAAAAAACTTCAGGTAGAAGAGTCCTGCTTCCCTCGAAGACATGGAGGATAGCGGTGCAATCGCAAGCGGCGCGACCGTGGGTGTAGATTTCAAAACATCCTCGCTTACCTGCGGATCGAAACTCTCGCAAGTGCAAAGCGCG contains the following coding sequences:
- a CDS encoding alpha/beta fold hydrolase; the protein is MHKILTIALLFIAMISVADATDKPQLTFKTYEFESDDGKQVPAELGELIVPENRNGKSSRVITLRFVKFASTAKGQRSPIVYLAGGPGGSGIDAARGSRFPLFMAMREFGDVIAFDQRGTGMSEPDISCKETYLVPLNEPLDRAVAGKILADSARACFQRLQEQGINLSSYNTRENAADLNDLRIALKSPRLTLWGISYGTHLSLAAMKYHGDFIDRVILAGLEPLHHTYKLPADQQKLLATIAELATKDPKVAASVPDLMSSLQQLLKTLEHEPQVVSLTHPQNGMTAQIKVGKFDLQYALAGMLVGPETFAGMPDFISRLEKSDWTALALLTAQNRMGEAPNAMSIAMDCSSGANREWSQEIAQQAKNAMLGDAINFPFPEICPSDLDLGDDFRKPVTSNIPALLISGTLDGRAPPSNAEAVAAHLKNSQHLVIEGAGHSDPLFLSSPDILAAIKTFMRGKPLREKRITVPIDPFISPRKIVQVPDEILDRYVGTYKINEKESRRVLKAGNILYTQRGDGPARPVRPMSQTEFFYEGIQGWLRFDLNPEGKVTGMTVFQGRRTPGEPAVRIEKPTIIKGK